A DNA window from Pseudomonas resinovorans NBRC 106553 contains the following coding sequences:
- a CDS encoding diguanylate cyclase, which yields MRPRASYRVSHFLPPLLLVLGGGVVGSLTALSDFFISLFNVLPTLLLLLGGAFCSAYGRVRQVALLLVVYLAYYQLDTQVDYYQAEGVVREDAGLVFHLVSLLLPMLYGLYGCWEERTHLLQDFVARGAVLLALLGVVVALGSSYPDAVLGFIGKVHWSWLHGSWMRLVQLAYLAFAAALVALMLVYWRQPRPQHAAQLLGLLGVLWMMPKVFMLPHALHVMSSMVMLALTASVAHEAYQMAFRDELTGLPGRRALNERLRRLGRNYVLAMTDVDHFKKFNDTYGHDVGDQVLRLVASRLRKVGGGGKAYRYGGEEFTILFSGKTMDECMPHLEAVRQAIEQYQMQLRDQGARPKNDDAGRAKRGAAGGQSVSVTISIGVAERDAEQRTPEEVIKAADQALYSAKSAGRNRVFRHGENRRGAVRVKRTPA from the coding sequence GTGCGGCCCCGTGCGTCCTATCGCGTCAGCCACTTCCTGCCCCCCTTGCTGCTGGTGCTGGGCGGTGGCGTGGTGGGTTCGCTGACCGCGCTGAGCGATTTCTTCATCTCCCTGTTCAATGTGCTGCCGACGCTGCTCCTGCTCCTGGGCGGCGCCTTCTGCTCGGCCTACGGACGGGTGCGCCAGGTGGCGTTGCTGCTGGTGGTCTACCTGGCCTACTACCAGCTCGATACCCAGGTGGACTACTACCAGGCCGAGGGCGTGGTGCGGGAAGACGCCGGCTTGGTGTTCCACCTGGTCAGCCTGCTGCTGCCCATGCTCTACGGCCTGTACGGCTGCTGGGAAGAACGCACCCACCTGCTGCAGGACTTCGTCGCCCGTGGCGCGGTGCTGCTGGCGCTGCTCGGCGTGGTGGTGGCCCTGGGCAGCAGCTACCCGGATGCAGTGCTCGGCTTCATCGGCAAGGTCCACTGGTCCTGGCTGCACGGCAGCTGGATGCGCCTGGTCCAACTGGCCTACCTCGCCTTCGCCGCCGCCCTGGTGGCACTGATGCTGGTGTACTGGCGCCAACCGCGCCCCCAGCACGCCGCACAGCTGCTGGGCCTGCTCGGCGTGCTCTGGATGATGCCCAAGGTCTTCATGCTGCCCCATGCCCTGCATGTGATGAGCAGCATGGTGATGCTCGCGCTCACCGCCTCGGTGGCCCATGAGGCCTACCAGATGGCCTTCCGCGACGAACTCACCGGCCTGCCCGGTCGGCGTGCGCTCAACGAGCGGCTGCGGCGCCTCGGTCGCAACTACGTGCTGGCGATGACCGACGTCGACCACTTCAAGAAATTCAACGACACCTACGGCCACGACGTCGGCGACCAGGTGCTGCGCCTGGTCGCCAGTCGACTGCGCAAGGTGGGCGGCGGCGGCAAGGCGTATCGCTATGGCGGCGAGGAGTTCACCATCCTCTTCTCCGGCAAGACCATGGACGAATGCATGCCGCACCTGGAAGCCGTGCGCCAGGCCATCGAGCAGTACCAGATGCAGCTGCGCGACCAGGGCGCCCGGCCGAAGAACGACGACGCCGGACGCGCCAAGCGGGGCGCCGCCGGCGGCCAGTCGGTGTCGGTGACCATCAGCATCGGCGTCGCCGAACGGGACGCCGAACAGCGCACCCC